In a single window of the Rhineura floridana isolate rRhiFlo1 chromosome 3, rRhiFlo1.hap2, whole genome shotgun sequence genome:
- the LOC133381267 gene encoding zinc finger and SCAN domain-containing protein 23-like, with product MVQNSAGPVLKGESSSAVQYEYMTKQLSAQGALQEGKGGLGKEMQQYWETQRQQWGNTVMPESVPWEDAKAFLTSFEEVAKACQWPKEEWATWLLPALSREAEEAFRSLEAGDQEDYGKVKAAILRGDALRMEAQRQRFRQFCCEEVEDPRRVYSQMQELCHQWLKPERRTKEQILELLILEQFLASLPPELQGWIRAGGLETCSQAVALAEEFLMSQEMAKAGKIFMPTEHVVVHVEMNGINPNM from the coding sequence ATGGTGCAAAATTCTGCAGGACCAGTACTAAAAGGAGAATCTTCCAGTGCGGTTCAGTATGAATATATGACAAAACAACTATCAGCACAGGGAGCATtgcaggagggaaagggggggtTGGGTAAGGAGATGCAACAGTATTGGGAAACCCAGCGGCAGCAATGGGGGAACACGGTAATGCCTGAATCAGTCCCCTGGGAAGATGCTAAGGCCTTCCTCACCTCCTTTGAGGAAGTGGCCAAAGCCTGCCAGTGGCCTAAAGAAGAGTGGGCTACCTGGCTCCTGCCAGCCCTGAGCAGGGAAGCGGAAGAGGCCTTCAGGAGCCTGGAAGCCGGAGATCAGGAGGACTATGGGAAGGTGAAGGCGGCCATCTTGCGAGGGGATGCCCTGAGGATGGAGGCTCAGCGCCAGCGCTTCAGGCAATTCTGCTGCGAGGAGGTGGAGGACCCCCGAAGGGTCTACAGCCAGATGCAGGAGCTTTGCCACCAGTGGCTGAAGCCGGAGAGACGCAccaaggagcagatcctggagctgctgatcctggagcagttcctggccaGCCTCCCGCCGGAACTGCAGGGCTGGATCCGAGCAGGCGGGCTGGAGACgtgttcccaggcggtggccctggcagaGGAGTTCCTCATGAGCCAGGAAATGGCCAAGGCAGGCAAGATTTTCATGCCCACAGAACATGTGGTTGTTCATGTAGAAATGAATGGAATCAATCCCAACATGTAG